Proteins co-encoded in one Stenotrophomonas maltophilia genomic window:
- a CDS encoding glutathione peroxidase, whose product MSTPIQDISLTTIDGQPSTLADYQGKVLLLVNVASKCGLTPQYEGLQALYAEKHAQGLEVLGFPANNFLGQEPGSEAEIQQFCQLTYDVTFPMFSKISVAGEDTHPLYQQLTAAQPQSIGEGPLRERLASKEIPIHAAPAVLWNFEKFLVGRDGKVIARFAPDVAADDARLRQAIEAALAA is encoded by the coding sequence GTGAGCACCCCGATCCAGGACATTTCCCTCACCACCATCGACGGCCAGCCGTCCACGCTTGCCGATTACCAGGGCAAGGTCCTGCTGCTGGTCAACGTCGCCTCCAAGTGCGGCCTGACCCCACAGTACGAAGGCCTGCAGGCGCTGTATGCGGAAAAGCACGCGCAAGGCCTGGAAGTGCTGGGCTTCCCCGCCAACAACTTCCTGGGCCAGGAACCGGGCAGCGAGGCGGAGATCCAGCAGTTCTGCCAGCTCACCTACGATGTCACCTTCCCGATGTTCTCCAAGATCAGCGTGGCCGGCGAGGACACCCACCCGCTCTACCAGCAGCTGACCGCCGCGCAGCCGCAGTCGATCGGTGAAGGCCCGCTGCGCGAGCGCCTGGCCAGCAAGGAGATTCCGATCCACGCCGCGCCGGCGGTGCTGTGGAACTTCGAGAAGTTCCTGGTCGGTCGCGATGGCAAGGTCATTGCCCGCTTCGCCCCGGACGTGGCCGCCGATGACGCGCGCCTGCGCCAAGCCATCGAGGCCGCGCTGGCGGCCTGA
- a CDS encoding ABC transporter ATP-binding protein: protein MSASASSLVQLSNVRIERSGRTILRDVSLQVRTGSITAVLGPSGSGKSTLLAALTGELRPVAGEVTLFGKPIPHDSGALLEMRKSVGVLLQGNGLLTDLTVAENVELPLRTHTRLPRAVLRRLVEMKLHAVGLLAASDAWPRELSGGMARRVALARALALDPPLMIYDEPLTGLDPIASGVIMSLIQRLNHSLGLTSIIVTHHVHETLPICDQVIAIANGGIVFQGTPEALQSSQDPLLRQFLHGQPDGPIPFDAAPRARVA, encoded by the coding sequence ATGTCGGCTTCCGCCTCCAGTCTGGTGCAGTTGTCCAACGTCCGCATCGAACGGAGCGGGCGCACGATCCTGCGCGACGTCTCGCTGCAGGTGCGCACGGGCAGCATCACCGCCGTGCTCGGTCCGTCCGGCAGCGGCAAGTCGACCCTGCTGGCGGCACTGACCGGCGAGCTGCGCCCGGTCGCCGGCGAGGTCACGCTGTTCGGCAAGCCCATCCCGCACGACAGCGGTGCACTGCTGGAGATGCGCAAAAGCGTGGGCGTGCTGCTGCAGGGCAACGGCCTGCTGACCGACCTTACCGTGGCCGAGAACGTCGAGCTGCCGCTGCGCACGCATACGCGCCTGCCCAGGGCCGTGCTGCGCCGGCTGGTGGAGATGAAGCTGCATGCGGTGGGGCTGCTGGCCGCCTCCGATGCCTGGCCGCGTGAGCTGTCCGGCGGCATGGCGCGCCGCGTGGCGCTGGCCCGTGCGCTGGCGCTGGACCCGCCGCTGATGATCTATGACGAGCCCCTGACCGGGCTGGACCCGATCGCCTCCGGGGTGATCATGAGCCTGATCCAGCGCCTCAACCACAGCCTGGGCCTGACCAGCATCATCGTCACCCACCACGTGCACGAGACCCTGCCGATCTGCGACCAGGTGATTGCGATCGCCAATGGCGGCATCGTCTTCCAGGGTACGCCCGAAGCGCTGCAGTCCAGCCAGGACCCGCTGCTGCGGCAGTTCCTGCATGGCCAGCCCGATGGCCCCATCCCGTTCGATGCCGCGCCGCGTGCGAGGGTTGCCTGA
- a CDS encoding MlaC/ttg2D family ABC transporter substrate-binding protein produces the protein MKMKLIPALLASALLVATPFLAQAQAAAPAAAATQGQAGKVVIDASSRILATLQQRKSEFTSNPASLRSYIDSELTRTFDRDYAARLVLGPHARGASDADIKLFADAMADSLMQRYGSTLLNIQGKPSFRLKGESPLPGNRGVRVSTELVRAGNEPTPVEYWMRNVNGQWKIFDVNIEGISYVQTFRNQFDTPLRQKGIKQVASDLRSGSMQAGPTGNGK, from the coding sequence ATGAAGATGAAACTGATCCCGGCCCTGCTCGCCTCGGCGCTGCTGGTAGCCACCCCGTTCCTGGCCCAGGCCCAGGCCGCCGCCCCCGCCGCAGCCGCGACCCAGGGCCAGGCCGGCAAGGTGGTGATCGATGCCAGCAGCCGCATCCTGGCCACCCTGCAGCAGCGCAAGAGCGAGTTCACCAGCAACCCGGCCAGCCTGCGCAGCTACATCGACAGCGAACTGACCCGCACCTTCGACCGCGACTACGCCGCGCGCCTGGTGCTGGGCCCGCACGCCCGCGGCGCCTCGGACGCGGACATCAAGCTGTTTGCCGATGCGATGGCCGACAGCCTGATGCAGCGCTACGGCTCGACCCTGCTCAACATCCAGGGCAAGCCCAGCTTCCGCCTGAAGGGTGAGAGCCCGCTGCCGGGCAACCGCGGCGTGCGCGTGAGCACCGAGCTGGTGCGCGCCGGCAACGAGCCGACGCCGGTCGAATACTGGATGCGCAACGTGAATGGCCAGTGGAAGATCTTCGACGTCAACATCGAAGGCATTTCCTACGTGCAGACCTTCCGCAACCAGTTCGACACCCCGCTGCGCCAGAAGGGCATCAAGCAGGTGGCCAGCGACCTGCGCAGCGGCAGCATGCAGGCCGGGCCCACGGGCAATGGCAAGTAA
- a CDS encoding MlaA family lipoprotein, translating into MNVVRAFPLIVLATALTACAGKPARSDAPAASTVVPASSAAEAPATADTSMAEAAPVTPVAAPPAAAAASPAPPVAGADTDAARTAAATAPGGDDDFDALYGGTNNTGSAAAYDPWEPFNRKVHRFNNAVDRGIARPLATAYTHVVPRFARTGVSNFFSNLRAPVTITNQLLQGRGADAWDSLGRFLMNSTLGIGGLFDPASKAMVPRRNEDFGQTLGAWGWRRSRYVELPFFGPRTVRDVFGLAGDIPLSPIRRIEEDKLRIGLQGLQLVDTRAQLLAIDDLRDTAVDEYSLVRDAWMQRRNYQIENDLRSKRDRGHDDANSPIPVDAMPMPQWTH; encoded by the coding sequence ATGAACGTCGTACGCGCTTTTCCCCTGATCGTCCTGGCCACCGCGCTGACCGCCTGTGCCGGCAAGCCCGCACGCAGCGATGCACCGGCCGCCAGCACCGTCGTTCCGGCCAGCTCGGCCGCCGAGGCCCCGGCCACTGCCGATACCAGCATGGCCGAGGCGGCACCGGTGACGCCGGTGGCCGCTCCGCCGGCCGCCGCTGCGGCCTCGCCGGCGCCCCCCGTTGCCGGTGCCGATACCGATGCGGCCAGGACCGCAGCAGCCACCGCACCAGGCGGTGATGACGATTTCGATGCCCTGTACGGTGGCACCAACAACACCGGCAGCGCGGCCGCCTACGACCCGTGGGAACCGTTCAACCGCAAGGTGCACAGGTTCAACAACGCGGTCGACCGTGGCATCGCCCGTCCGCTGGCCACGGCCTATACCCACGTGGTGCCACGCTTCGCACGTACCGGCGTGAGCAACTTCTTCAGCAACCTGCGCGCACCGGTGACCATCACCAACCAGCTGCTGCAGGGCCGTGGCGCCGATGCGTGGGACAGCCTCGGCCGCTTCCTGATGAACAGCACGCTGGGCATCGGTGGCCTGTTCGATCCGGCCAGCAAGGCGATGGTGCCGCGTCGCAACGAAGACTTCGGCCAGACCCTGGGCGCCTGGGGCTGGCGTCGTTCGCGCTACGTGGAACTGCCGTTCTTCGGCCCGCGGACCGTGCGCGATGTGTTCGGCCTGGCCGGTGACATCCCGTTGTCGCCGATCCGCCGCATCGAAGAAGACAAGCTGCGCATCGGCCTGCAGGGCCTGCAGCTGGTCGATACGCGCGCACAGCTGCTGGCGATCGACGATCTGCGCGACACTGCCGTGGACGAGTACTCGCTGGTCCGCGATGCGTGGATGCAGCGCCGCAACTACCAGATCGAGAACGATCTGCGCAGCAAGCGCGACCGTGGCCACGACGATGCCAACTCGCCGATTCCGGTCGACGCGATGCCGATGCCGCAGTGGACCCACTGA
- a CDS encoding STAS domain-containing protein, with translation MASNALALLEGDTLRLRGLLDRAAVIALWPQLQALPAKLARLDLGEVERVDSAGLALLAELSARARKAGHPLAISGIPAGFNELSAAYRLSPDLDFTATSAAS, from the coding sequence ATGGCAAGTAACGCACTGGCGCTGCTGGAGGGCGACACCCTGCGCCTGCGCGGTCTGCTTGACCGTGCCGCGGTGATCGCGCTGTGGCCGCAGCTGCAGGCGCTGCCGGCGAAGCTGGCACGGCTGGACCTGGGCGAGGTCGAGCGCGTGGACAGCGCCGGCCTGGCCCTGCTCGCCGAGCTTTCGGCGCGCGCACGCAAGGCTGGTCACCCGCTGGCGATTTCCGGCATACCGGCAGGCTTCAACGAGCTGAGCGCGGCCTACCGGCTGTCGCCCGACCTGGATTTCACTGCAACTTCTGCTGCGAGCTGA
- a CDS encoding MlaE family lipid ABC transporter permease subunit: MPFVQATRSLGRAGLFSLTVLRGSLPTRDFLAELTREIYKIGARSLPIIAVGGAFVGLVLTLQGYRTLTTFGAADALSTLLGLSLYRELAPVLTALLFIGRAGSSIAAELGLMRATDQIKALELMAIDPVAKAVAPRFWAAVLTVPLLTGVFCSLAISASYFEAVHVLGLDNGVFWSALRNSVDFWDDFGVAMLKSAIFGGTAALVAAYVGFHAEPTIEGTSVATTRAVVNASLLVLMFNFVLSAMLFT; the protein is encoded by the coding sequence ATGCCGTTCGTTCAAGCCACCCGTTCGCTGGGCCGCGCCGGCCTGTTCTCGCTGACCGTGCTGCGCGGTTCGCTGCCGACCCGTGATTTCCTGGCCGAACTGACCCGCGAGATCTACAAGATCGGCGCGCGCTCGCTGCCGATCATCGCCGTCGGTGGCGCCTTCGTCGGCCTGGTCCTGACCCTGCAGGGCTATCGCACGCTGACCACCTTCGGTGCGGCAGACGCGCTGTCGACCCTGCTTGGCCTGTCGCTGTACCGCGAGCTGGCCCCGGTGCTGACCGCGCTGTTGTTCATCGGCCGCGCCGGCAGCTCGATCGCCGCCGAACTGGGCCTGATGCGCGCCACCGACCAGATCAAGGCGCTGGAGCTGATGGCCATCGACCCGGTGGCCAAGGCCGTGGCGCCGCGCTTCTGGGCAGCGGTGCTGACCGTGCCACTGCTGACCGGCGTCTTCTGTTCGCTGGCGATCAGTGCCAGCTACTTCGAAGCGGTGCACGTGCTGGGCCTGGACAATGGCGTGTTCTGGTCGGCGCTGCGCAACAGCGTGGACTTCTGGGATGACTTCGGCGTGGCGATGCTGAAGTCGGCAATCTTCGGCGGCACCGCCGCGCTGGTTGCCGCCTACGTTGGTTTCCACGCCGAGCCGACCATCGAGGGCACCTCGGTGGCGACCACCCGGGCGGTGGTCAACGCCTCGCTGCTGGTGCTGATGTTCAACTTCGTGCTGTCGGCAATGTTGTTCACCTAA
- the recC gene encoding exodeoxyribonuclease V subunit gamma: protein MSDPGSDFRLYHSNSLDVLAALLARNVRAPVPGQPLLAPEVVLIPQVAMRRWLQATLAAEYGVAANLEFLTPGEFVARALNANVPGEHDDLDAAGLHWKLYQALRDPSLLAQPPMRALQSYLAGDDALKPWALAGELASVFEKYQAWRRDWLLRWEAGADPADPQAILWRTIAEGRDYRARRIQAYLDRFEGPEQPLPQGLPLRMSAFATLNISPDVLRVMATQARVGELHFYMPTPVQSYWGDLQTLAERLRSGAPDPFGEAAGENRLLEAWGAAGRDFMAVLGSYEVVHPAGEIAAYSDPEEDTRPSLDDGGLSDSLLHRLQRDLFHRRALPSGALRDGLRSDDPSLQVHACHTRLRELQVLHDQLRSLLQDPRFDPPLQAREIAVLAPDIDPYVPYLEAVFGGRAGEDEHIPYALADSSPLAGEPLADVFVHLLGLPVSRFGLNEVLDLLASAPLAEAAGLEAVDFDRLHGWLQQAGARWGLDARHRHQHQAPADDAYTWQFALDRLLLGHATGSEADLAGVAPWIELEGGALEALDRLLRLLRVLAVYQRRLGERLTPAQWRQRLLSLLEALLPAAPSSPNSQRALERLRKLLNQFAEDAAKAGFDEGVPSEVVRAHFAGALGEADTRAPLLTGGISFGRMVPMRLLPFRVICVLGLNDGDFPRRDPAAGLNQLTAELDTPRRRPGDRSTREDDRFLFLQLFAAAQEVFYLSYLGADPRDGSVREPSVLVSELIDAAAAYHLDPAAAVGGFTVRHALQPFSPAAFGDGDPRRFSYRRQWHPAAGRLSGQRGGLPPWFDAPLPPPPEDAVEDEVALDSLRRFLCDPAGQFLAQSLGLRLADEVEEVDDLEPLVLSSRGPEKRSVQAAVVRATLNGDTEPLYPRLRARGLLPSGALGERQFEVEQLKTRPYASALLGWMQGQALESRRYEVNIDGVRLHGRIADRHPEGLVRLRAGTLNGNAVIRQGLDWLLANAAGDALPLVQFHDGGDAGPGPHVQPALSVSAARAALRALLQLRQRGLREPLRFAPYTGWVLYSTAGEKQRSEGWKQWHGSDRSWGESGSDAWQLLLRGADPFATDASYADLLRNSLVVFSAVREGRTLGTDARQEGSE, encoded by the coding sequence ATGAGTGACCCGGGCAGCGACTTCCGCCTCTACCATTCCAACTCCCTGGACGTGCTGGCCGCGCTGCTGGCGCGCAACGTGCGTGCGCCGGTTCCGGGCCAGCCGCTGCTCGCCCCGGAAGTGGTGCTGATCCCGCAGGTGGCGATGCGGCGCTGGCTGCAGGCGACGCTGGCCGCCGAGTATGGCGTGGCCGCCAATCTTGAGTTCCTCACGCCCGGTGAGTTCGTGGCGCGTGCACTCAACGCCAATGTGCCGGGCGAACACGACGATCTGGATGCCGCCGGCCTGCACTGGAAGCTGTACCAGGCGCTGCGTGATCCGTCCCTGTTGGCGCAACCGCCGATGCGCGCGCTGCAGAGCTACCTTGCCGGCGACGATGCACTCAAGCCCTGGGCGCTGGCCGGGGAGCTGGCCTCGGTATTCGAGAAGTACCAGGCCTGGCGCCGCGACTGGCTGCTGCGCTGGGAGGCCGGCGCCGATCCGGCCGATCCGCAGGCGATCCTCTGGCGCACCATCGCCGAAGGGCGCGACTACCGCGCGCGCCGCATCCAGGCCTACCTGGACCGCTTCGAAGGGCCCGAACAACCCCTGCCGCAGGGCCTGCCGCTGCGCATGTCCGCGTTCGCAACGCTCAACATCTCCCCCGACGTGCTGCGGGTGATGGCGACCCAGGCGCGGGTGGGCGAACTCCATTTCTACATGCCCACTCCGGTGCAGTCGTACTGGGGCGACCTGCAGACGCTGGCCGAGCGCCTGCGCAGCGGCGCGCCCGACCCCTTCGGCGAGGCCGCCGGCGAGAACCGCCTGCTGGAAGCCTGGGGCGCGGCCGGGCGCGACTTCATGGCGGTACTGGGCAGCTACGAGGTGGTGCACCCGGCCGGCGAGATCGCCGCCTATTCCGATCCGGAAGAGGACACCCGGCCGAGCCTGGACGACGGCGGCCTGTCCGACAGCCTGCTGCACCGGCTGCAGCGCGACCTTTTCCACCGCCGCGCGCTGCCCTCGGGCGCACTGCGCGACGGGCTGCGCAGCGACGACCCCAGCCTGCAGGTACACGCCTGCCACACCCGCCTGCGCGAGCTGCAGGTACTGCATGACCAGCTGCGCAGCCTGCTGCAGGACCCTCGCTTCGACCCGCCGCTGCAGGCGCGTGAGATCGCGGTGCTGGCGCCGGATATCGACCCGTACGTGCCTTACCTGGAAGCGGTGTTCGGTGGTCGCGCCGGCGAGGACGAGCACATTCCCTATGCGCTGGCCGACAGCAGCCCGCTGGCCGGCGAGCCGCTGGCCGATGTGTTCGTGCACCTGCTGGGCCTGCCGGTCTCGCGCTTCGGCCTGAACGAGGTGCTGGACCTGCTGGCCAGCGCGCCATTGGCCGAAGCGGCCGGACTGGAAGCGGTGGACTTCGATCGCCTGCACGGCTGGCTGCAGCAGGCCGGCGCGCGCTGGGGCCTGGATGCCAGGCACCGCCACCAGCACCAGGCGCCGGCCGACGATGCCTACACCTGGCAGTTCGCACTGGACCGCTTGCTGCTGGGCCATGCCACCGGCAGCGAGGCCGACCTGGCCGGGGTGGCACCGTGGATCGAGCTGGAAGGCGGCGCGCTGGAGGCGCTGGACCGGCTGCTGCGGCTGCTGCGCGTGCTGGCCGTGTACCAGCGCCGCCTCGGCGAACGGCTGACGCCGGCGCAGTGGCGGCAGCGCCTGCTGTCGCTGCTCGAGGCGCTGCTGCCGGCCGCGCCCAGCTCGCCCAACAGCCAGCGTGCGCTGGAGCGCCTGCGCAAGCTGCTCAACCAGTTTGCCGAAGACGCTGCCAAGGCCGGCTTCGACGAGGGCGTGCCATCGGAGGTGGTGCGTGCACACTTTGCCGGTGCACTGGGCGAGGCCGATACGCGTGCGCCGCTGTTGACCGGTGGCATCAGCTTTGGCCGCATGGTGCCGATGCGCCTGCTGCCGTTCCGGGTGATCTGCGTACTGGGGCTCAACGACGGTGATTTCCCGCGCCGCGATCCGGCCGCGGGCCTCAACCAGCTCACCGCCGAGCTGGATACACCGCGCCGCCGTCCGGGCGACCGCTCCACCCGCGAGGATGACCGCTTCCTGTTCCTGCAGCTGTTCGCCGCCGCGCAGGAAGTGTTCTATCTCAGCTACCTGGGCGCCGATCCGCGCGATGGCAGCGTGCGCGAACCGTCGGTGCTGGTCAGCGAACTGATCGATGCCGCTGCCGCATATCACCTCGATCCGGCGGCGGCGGTGGGTGGTTTCACCGTGCGCCATGCGCTGCAGCCGTTCTCGCCGGCGGCGTTCGGCGATGGCGATCCGCGCCGTTTCAGCTATCGCCGCCAATGGCATCCGGCAGCGGGCCGGTTGAGCGGCCAGCGCGGTGGCCTGCCGCCGTGGTTCGACGCGCCGCTGCCGCCACCGCCGGAGGACGCGGTGGAAGACGAGGTTGCGCTCGATAGCCTGCGCCGTTTCCTGTGCGACCCGGCCGGGCAGTTCCTGGCGCAGTCGCTCGGCCTGCGCCTGGCCGATGAGGTTGAAGAGGTGGACGACCTGGAGCCGCTGGTGCTGTCTTCGCGCGGCCCGGAAAAGCGCAGCGTGCAGGCGGCGGTGGTGCGGGCCACGCTCAATGGTGACACCGAGCCGTTGTATCCGCGGCTGCGCGCGCGCGGCCTGCTGCCTTCCGGTGCGTTGGGCGAGCGCCAGTTCGAGGTGGAGCAGTTGAAGACCCGCCCGTATGCCAGCGCCCTGCTGGGCTGGATGCAGGGCCAAGCGCTGGAAAGCCGCCGCTATGAGGTGAACATCGATGGCGTGCGCCTGCACGGCCGGATCGCCGACCGCCATCCCGAAGGCCTGGTGCGCCTGCGCGCAGGCACCCTCAACGGCAATGCGGTGATCCGCCAGGGCCTGGATTGGCTGTTGGCCAATGCCGCCGGTGATGCCTTGCCACTGGTGCAGTTCCACGACGGTGGCGATGCCGGGCCGGGCCCGCATGTGCAGCCGGCGTTGAGCGTGTCGGCAGCACGCGCGGCGTTGCGTGCGTTGCTGCAACTGCGCCAGCGCGGCCTGCGCGAACCGCTGCGCTTTGCGCCCTATACCGGCTGGGTGCTGTACAGCACCGCGGGCGAGAAGCAACGCAGCGAAGGCTGGAAGCAGTGGCATGGCAGCGATCGCAGCTGGGGTGAATCCGGCAGCGACGCCTGGCAGCTGCTGCTGCGCGGTGCCGATCCGTTCGCCACCGACGCCAGCTATGCCGATCTGCTGCGCAACAGCCTGGTGGTCTTCAGTGCGGTACGCGAAGGCCGCACTCTTGGTACGGATGCACGCCAGGAGGGCAGCGAATGA
- the mlaD gene encoding outer membrane lipid asymmetry maintenance protein MlaD, translated as MAIRGPRLEFSVGAFLLLALASLMVLAVASTNQRWSWGSDGYELKARFSQVGQLRKQAPVKIGGVTVGQVAAIDLDPVKFESIVTLRMDSKVKDLPADTSAGIFTSGLLGESYIGLQPGGDPEVLKAGDEIVFTQPAVDLIQLVGKYMFSGGAGGGAAQKPNDGAQAPATEPQP; from the coding sequence ATGGCCATCCGCGGTCCCAGACTCGAATTCTCCGTCGGCGCTTTCCTGCTGCTGGCCCTGGCCTCGCTGATGGTGCTGGCCGTGGCCTCTACCAACCAGCGCTGGAGCTGGGGCAGCGACGGCTATGAGCTGAAGGCACGCTTTTCCCAGGTCGGCCAGCTGCGCAAGCAGGCGCCGGTCAAGATCGGCGGCGTCACCGTCGGCCAGGTCGCGGCGATCGACCTGGACCCGGTGAAGTTCGAATCCATCGTGACCCTGCGCATGGACAGCAAGGTCAAGGACCTGCCGGCGGACACCTCGGCCGGCATCTTCACCAGTGGTTTGCTCGGCGAGAGCTATATCGGTCTGCAGCCGGGCGGTGATCCGGAAGTGCTCAAGGCCGGCGACGAGATCGTCTTCACCCAGCCGGCGGTGGACCTGATCCAGCTGGTCGGCAAGTACATGTTCAGTGGCGGCGCCGGTGGCGGCGCTGCTCAGAAGCCCAACGATGGCGCGCAGGCGCCTGCAACGGAACCGCAACCATGA